A region from the Bacteroidota bacterium genome encodes:
- a CDS encoding DUF547 domain-containing protein, whose protein sequence is MKKLILFTALLLACFMGQAQAPNFFTKADAFFAKNISAGMVDYAGIKANAAELKDLVAMIGTYKMTAADDATSKAFLINAYNILVIKNVVDHYPIAKPTDVTGFFDAIKFNLAGTQITLSDIENKKIRPVFKDPRTHFALVCAAKSCPPIANYAFTPTNVETKLEAITKAALNNTSFIKVNTGNKTVQFSQILDWYKDDFLAVKPSILEYVNKYRITAIPANFTQSFYEYNWALNGKK, encoded by the coding sequence ATGAAAAAACTCATTCTCTTCACCGCCCTCCTGTTGGCCTGTTTCATGGGTCAAGCACAGGCTCCGAATTTCTTCACAAAAGCGGATGCCTTTTTTGCCAAAAACATCAGCGCCGGCATGGTTGACTATGCCGGAATCAAGGCCAACGCCGCCGAGTTGAAGGATCTCGTGGCAATGATCGGCACCTACAAAATGACGGCTGCCGACGATGCTACCTCCAAGGCATTTTTGATCAATGCCTACAACATTTTGGTGATCAAGAACGTGGTCGATCACTATCCCATCGCCAAGCCAACCGACGTTACGGGATTTTTTGATGCCATCAAGTTCAACCTTGCGGGCACACAAATCACGCTCAGCGACATCGAAAACAAGAAAATCCGTCCGGTGTTCAAGGATCCACGCACACACTTTGCCTTGGTTTGCGCTGCCAAAAGCTGCCCACCGATTGCCAACTATGCTTTCACCCCGACCAACGTCGAGACCAAATTGGAGGCCATCACCAAAGCTGCACTGAACAATACCAGCTTCATCAAGGTGAATACCGGCAACAAAACAGTTCAGTTTTCCCAAATTTTGGACTGGTACAAGGATGATTTCCTTGCCGTCAAGCCATCGATTTTGGAGTACGTCAACAAATACCGCATTACCGCGATTCCCGCCAACTTCACCCAGAGCTTCTATGAGTACAACTGGGCGCTGAACGGAAAAAAGTAA
- a CDS encoding flippase-like domain-containing protein, whose translation MATSLAGMTAVQRQWLQFTGLLIVGLLLLWLALRGQDLTAIGAEMTRARWEWIGLGLLLTLVGHVSRARRWQLLIRASGHEAGLMACFMTMMTGYLSNLGIPRIGEINRCVALNRLSGAPVLALGGTVVAERAVDMLTLGVLVVAAMFGMGSQASVFFFDELMQPLFAALSWKLVFVACLGIIGLVVLYGVAFRRRNSNRPGWSSKIQGWAKEIWNGLMAALKLRPKALLEFTGHTLLIWLSYYSAPLCTLMALQVDSTNLPSLAFYVFIFGSLSRTVPLPAGSAGAYHYIVSGWMMFLGYSQLVGISVATLNHAVQTVFYLVVGALGLMGFFILLRMQPSKNQSQPISNNKTPTL comes from the coding sequence GTGGCTACTAGTTTGGCAGGGATGACCGCAGTGCAACGGCAATGGCTTCAATTTACCGGACTCCTGATCGTCGGGCTGCTGTTGCTATGGCTGGCCTTGAGGGGGCAGGACTTGACGGCGATCGGTGCCGAAATGACCCGCGCACGCTGGGAATGGATCGGTCTCGGGCTGCTGCTCACGCTCGTGGGGCATGTGAGCCGCGCGCGGCGCTGGCAATTGCTCATCCGCGCCTCCGGGCATGAGGCGGGGTTGATGGCATGTTTCATGACCATGATGACGGGCTACCTGAGCAATCTTGGCATCCCAAGGATTGGCGAAATCAACCGCTGTGTGGCGCTGAACCGGCTTTCAGGTGCGCCCGTGCTGGCCTTGGGCGGTACGGTGGTGGCCGAAAGGGCCGTGGACATGCTGACGTTAGGTGTTTTGGTTGTCGCAGCCATGTTTGGAATGGGTTCCCAGGCGTCAGTGTTCTTTTTTGATGAATTGATGCAGCCGCTTTTTGCCGCTCTGAGCTGGAAACTGGTCTTTGTCGCCTGCTTGGGAATCATCGGTTTGGTTGTGCTTTACGGCGTTGCTTTTCGCCGACGCAACAGCAATCGTCCAGGTTGGTCCTCCAAAATCCAAGGCTGGGCAAAAGAAATCTGGAACGGTTTGATGGCAGCCCTCAAGCTACGCCCGAAGGCACTTCTTGAATTCACCGGCCACACTTTGCTGATCTGGCTGAGCTACTATTCAGCCCCGTTGTGTACACTGATGGCCCTGCAAGTGGATTCTACGAACTTACCATCGCTCGCATTCTACGTTTTCATCTTCGGGAGCTTGTCGAGAACGGTTCCGTTGCCTGCGGGTTCGGCAGGGGCCTACCATTACATTGTTTCGGGTTGGATGATGTTTCTAGGCTATTCGCAATTGGTCGGCATAAGCGTGGCGACTTTGAACCATGCTGTACAAACTGTTTTCTACTTGGTTGTCGGGGCATTGGGTTTGATGGGATTCTTCATCCTGCTGCGAATGCAACCATCTAAAAATCAAAGCCAACCGATTTCAAACAACAAAACTCCTACGCTGTAA
- a CDS encoding DUF4249 domain-containing protein → MKSFAKNIALLFALSLWFARCEQIIEIDLPDQDPVLVVNSTFTPDSTWAASVTKSQGIQVSTPPAAVTNATILILEGGNVIDTLRHEVDDVYKAVLGTHPVAGRSYTLRASAPGFADVTGTDVVPAPTTAFDMAWRDSVSYNQYDGHSGEFSFKITDRPGEKNFYILNIYRLDTIIEFGDTMVYFGPAYVLVQDPILSYDINSNGVLFDDATFDGNTRTIKVQMQSDEHATASVLIFGLSTVSESYFLYTKTLTAYTTTGFNPFSEPVLIHSNMTPGMGIFAGYAATFGLVP, encoded by the coding sequence ATGAAATCATTCGCTAAAAATATCGCCCTGCTTTTTGCCCTATCGCTTTGGTTTGCCCGCTGCGAACAAATCATCGAGATTGACCTGCCGGACCAAGATCCGGTGTTGGTGGTCAACAGCACATTTACGCCCGACAGCACTTGGGCCGCAAGCGTCACCAAAAGTCAAGGCATCCAGGTTTCCACGCCACCCGCGGCGGTCACCAACGCCACCATTCTGATTTTGGAAGGCGGAAATGTCATTGACACCCTGCGCCACGAGGTCGATGATGTGTACAAAGCCGTGTTGGGAACGCATCCTGTGGCTGGGCGCTCCTATACGCTGCGCGCCTCCGCGCCAGGCTTTGCAGATGTTACCGGAACCGATGTCGTGCCGGCACCCACGACCGCCTTTGACATGGCTTGGCGCGATTCCGTTTCCTACAACCAATACGACGGTCATTCTGGCGAATTCAGCTTCAAAATCACGGACCGGCCCGGCGAAAAGAATTTCTACATCCTCAATATCTACCGCTTGGATACCATCATTGAATTCGGGGATACGATGGTCTATTTTGGTCCGGCATACGTGTTGGTGCAAGATCCGATCCTTTCTTATGACATCAATTCGAATGGCGTTTTGTTTGACGACGCAACGTTTGACGGGAATACCCGCACGATCAAAGTGCAGATGCAAAGCGATGAACACGCGACTGCTTCCGTGCTGATTTTCGGGCTGTCGACGGTCTCCGAATCCTATTTTTTGTACACGAAAACGCTTACTGCTTACACTACGACAGGCTTCAATCCGTTTTCGGAACCGGTGTTGATCCACAGCAACATGACCCCGGGAATGGGAATTTTTGCCGGCTATGCGGCGACATTTGGATTGGTGCCTTGA
- a CDS encoding TerD family protein, with translation MAINLQKGQNVSLSQESPGINKIQAGLGWDTQSFSGAAFDLDVMLFLTDGGGKVISDSHFVFYNNLKSPDGAVEHTGDNLTGDGDGDDEVILVNLGQIEQSVEKVIFTASIHEAESRRQNFGQVQNAYIRLVDLSSNAEIIRYDLSEDFSVETSLVVGELYRRNGEWKFKAIGQGYKDGLVALLRAHGINA, from the coding sequence ATGGCAATTAATCTCCAAAAAGGCCAAAACGTCAGCCTCTCGCAAGAATCACCCGGTATCAACAAGATTCAAGCCGGCCTCGGCTGGGATACACAGAGCTTTTCCGGTGCTGCATTTGACTTGGATGTCATGCTTTTCCTCACCGACGGCGGTGGCAAAGTCATCAGCGACAGCCACTTTGTCTTTTACAACAACCTCAAAAGCCCCGACGGTGCCGTCGAGCATACGGGAGACAACCTCACCGGCGATGGCGATGGCGACGACGAAGTGATCTTGGTCAACCTCGGCCAAATCGAGCAAAGCGTCGAAAAGGTCATCTTCACCGCGAGCATCCACGAAGCCGAGTCACGCCGTCAAAACTTCGGACAAGTCCAAAATGCCTATATCCGCTTGGTCGACTTGTCGAGCAATGCGGAAATCATCCGTTATGACCTCAGCGAGGACTTTTCCGTCGAGACCAGCCTCGTCGTCGGCGAACTCTACCGCCGCAACGGCGAGTGGAAGTTCAAGGCCATCGGCCAAGGCTACAAAGACGGCCTCGTGGCGCTCTTGCGTGCGCACGGAATCAACGCGTAG
- a CDS encoding DUF1801 domain-containing protein, translating to MATTARPDKGNDILTYRDGKLNADWQKERFDLVSSLITAAYPTVKACIKWAQPVWETAEGPMIFFRGASKHVTVGFWRGAEFQDPDGLLEGEGDRMKHLKIKEKDEVNPEVLTGFIQQAVSLNAQKGDPTKGK from the coding sequence ATGGCAACAACAGCAAGACCCGACAAGGGAAATGATATCTTGACCTACCGCGATGGCAAATTGAATGCGGATTGGCAAAAGGAGCGTTTTGATTTGGTCAGTTCCTTGATCACAGCGGCTTATCCAACTGTGAAAGCCTGCATCAAATGGGCGCAACCGGTTTGGGAAACAGCCGAAGGCCCGATGATTTTTTTCCGCGGAGCCTCCAAGCATGTCACCGTTGGCTTCTGGCGCGGTGCCGAATTTCAAGATCCCGATGGCCTCCTAGAAGGCGAAGGTGACCGCATGAAACACCTCAAAATCAAGGAAAAGGATGAGGTGAACCCTGAAGTTCTCACGGGATTCATCCAGCAGGCGGTCAGCCTCAATGCACAAAAAGGCGATCCAACCAAGGGGAAATAG
- a CDS encoding Uma2 family endonuclease codes for MSIKRKIDIDSLPHYTVEDWKEWEGEWELIDGIPHAMAPMPTVRHQVISGNTYRHFANLLDNCGDCSVYLPINLRVDDFTVLHPDLSIACGQSEDSVFFDAIPTMVMEILSPSTAFKDRNSKPKAYAKLGIAWYLILDPIEEYVEIWKLKGDSYLFLGRFHSENFEFDLGKCNVTADFSKLW; via the coding sequence ATGTCCATCAAACGCAAGATCGATATCGACAGTCTGCCGCACTATACGGTGGAGGACTGGAAGGAATGGGAAGGTGAATGGGAACTCATCGACGGGATTCCGCATGCTATGGCGCCGATGCCCACGGTCCGGCATCAAGTGATCAGTGGAAACACCTACCGGCACTTTGCAAATTTGCTGGACAATTGCGGCGATTGCAGCGTTTACCTCCCGATCAATTTGCGTGTGGATGATTTCACCGTGCTGCATCCTGACCTCTCCATCGCCTGTGGACAAAGTGAGGACTCCGTTTTTTTTGATGCAATTCCAACGATGGTCATGGAAATCCTATCACCATCGACCGCTTTCAAGGATCGGAATTCGAAGCCCAAAGCTTACGCCAAATTAGGCATCGCCTGGTATTTGATCCTCGACCCCATTGAAGAATACGTTGAAATCTGGAAGCTGAAAGGCGATTCCTACCTGTTTTTGGGTCGCTTCCATTCTGAAAACTTCGAATTTGACCTCGGAAAATGCAACGTCACCGCCGACTTTTCCAAGCTTTGGTAG
- a CDS encoding endo alpha-1,4 polygalactosaminidase has protein sequence MKVFHWAVWAVLLSFFAACKKDKAPVGIDFRAEMRALVTEISVNARQRDADFIVIPQNGQELLSTTEDASGPLATNYVAAISGISREDLHYGYNKDDQATPEPDRLYVEEFLDKGKAAGLPILVTDYCSSPSNVDDSYAQNDAKGYIGYAADRRDLDAIAAYPGQPHHVNADTILQLAQIQNYLYLINPAQFATRQAYIDAVRATNYDLLLMDLFFNDGSEFTQAEVESLRDKANGGRRLVICYMSIGEAEEYRYYWNPDWKYGNPEWLRKENSAWKGNYKVWYWHSEWKAILFGQSDSYLTKILHAGYDGVFLDIIDGFEYFENI, from the coding sequence ATGAAAGTATTCCACTGGGCAGTTTGGGCTGTTTTGTTATCGTTTTTTGCAGCCTGCAAAAAGGACAAAGCACCCGTTGGAATTGACTTTCGGGCAGAAATGCGCGCGTTGGTGACTGAAATTTCGGTGAATGCCCGTCAGCGGGACGCAGACTTCATTGTCATTCCCCAAAATGGACAGGAGTTGCTGTCGACGACGGAGGATGCAAGTGGGCCCTTGGCAACGAATTATGTTGCTGCGATCAGCGGCATCAGCCGGGAAGATCTGCACTATGGCTACAACAAAGACGATCAAGCCACGCCGGAACCCGACCGCCTGTACGTCGAGGAATTTTTAGACAAGGGAAAGGCTGCCGGCCTGCCGATCCTGGTCACCGACTATTGCAGCAGTCCCTCCAATGTCGATGACAGCTATGCGCAGAATGACGCCAAAGGCTACATCGGATATGCCGCAGACCGCCGCGACTTGGATGCGATCGCGGCTTATCCCGGACAGCCGCACCATGTCAATGCGGATACGATTCTCCAACTCGCTCAAATCCAGAACTATCTTTATCTGATCAATCCCGCACAATTTGCGACGCGCCAAGCCTATATCGATGCGGTCAGAGCCACCAATTATGACCTGTTGTTGATGGACCTGTTTTTCAATGACGGATCAGAATTCACCCAAGCCGAGGTCGAATCCCTGCGCGACAAAGCCAATGGCGGTCGCCGTTTGGTGATCTGCTACATGAGCATCGGCGAGGCCGAAGAATACCGCTACTATTGGAATCCCGACTGGAAATACGGCAATCCCGAATGGCTCCGCAAGGAAAATTCGGCATGGAAAGGCAATTACAAGGTCTGGTATTGGCATAGCGAATGGAAGGCCATCCTTTTTGGCCAAAGTGACAGCTACCTCACCAAAATCCTTCACGCGGGGTATGACGGCGTCTTTTTGGACATCATCGACGGGTTTGAATATTTTGAGAATATCTAA